The following nucleotide sequence is from Synchiropus splendidus isolate RoL2022-P1 chromosome 1, RoL_Sspl_1.0, whole genome shotgun sequence.
TTATCATTCCTGCAGCCAATTGACTAAAAGGCGTGTGATTTTGGAAAGTGCGTCTGACTGTAGGGCCGCGTTGGGGAGGCGGGATCAATCCTCACCTAAATCTTTGGAGGTAAGGGCGGCGCGTTTACAAAGTCATTACACTGTCAATTGAACGTCTCCTCCTCCCCTGGATGCCCTTAATGAAGTTTGGAGTCATTACAGCAGTTGGATCTCGGCCGCTTTGCTTTTCCTATCACGTCGCGTTAGGGCTGAGgactctcagcagcagcagcccatcTCCTCCGTTCAGGAGCGGTGCCACCGAGTCTGTCCTTGCTTATCATTAACAATCTGCAAATAAACAGGACAGCATACATTACATCACTTGCAGCTCCGTGGTCAATTCCAGGAATGTCTTTGAAGCTTTGCTTAATGAAGCCGAGCTCTTGTGTGTGGCCGGCAGAGCGGGCCTTAATAACCCATGACCTCTCAGCTGTTTGACTCATTGATGATATTGGGAGCTTCGCTCCAGGCACAACGTTTGATAAAGACTGACTGGAATGAGTCGAGTCGCCACTGCAGGGCCAGAGCTTGGTAGAAAATACAATAGAATATCACCGATTTACGATACCGCTGTGTTTACATGAGTTGGCCTGGTCCAAAAGTGGAAATGGTTTTCTATAAACGTTTCTTCCTCTTCATGAGTAGCGTGAGCAGTAGCTGCGTCTCGCCATCTGCCATCAAAGTCCTGACTCACTCAAATATTTGGTTGGATTGTTGGCATTTATAAGAGCAGGTCAAATCCAACGCACCTTGCTAGGTCAGTCTTCTGAATTCGACTTTGAGCCAGTGAAAACATTCAGAGCCCTCACCGACCGCGTTGAATGACTGGGCGCATCATATATAGGCCTCATGCCCTGAGTTTGACATGGACTCTAAAGAAGTGGTTCTCAACTGGTCTGGCAAAACGTCACCCCTAAATGACAAACTGAACTTTCTCTCATTCACAGTTTAATAATGTGAAGACTGTGTCGCCCGACTCACCAGCAAACGGCATACAAtagatattttaaaaatatataccggcgatttaaagctaaaaaaaacagagcagtaTCCAGAAGAAGCCCATCACCACAAATAAAAATCTTTGCAGCAGTTATGAATCTTTCTTGTAACTATGGTCAACATTTTTTAACCAACTAAAGCCCACCTTTGTAGGTCCACAATTTACCTGTTTTCATGGTAAACTCAGAtctgaaaaataacattttgggACATAATTCAGATCCGAAAAATAACAACTACacaacctatatatatatatatatatatatatatatatatatatatatatacacacacacacgcttggtGTAAGGTATATGTAGGTATGGAAGGCAACATGCACTTACAAAATCATACCTTACatcaatatatattaaaatggaATCTTATATTACAATGTTGACTGAAAAGAAGCACCAACACAGCCACATCTATCAGTAACATCAGTCCAGAGTCTTTTACCGCCTCCTGTGGTCCCGGAGAGCCCTAACCCAGTAAAAGTTTATACAGCGTATTGACCATTCCCTGCACTTGCTTAGCTAATGAAGCTGTAGCTGGGAGAGGCAGCCGCCGTGTCAACACTGCTTCCTGTTTGATGACACCCTCCGCTAAATTGAAATGTGCTGCTAATGGGGGCCAGTGTTTAAAGAAGAATAAGCCCCAGTAATTGACACAGGCCTGACCTCGTGTCTCACAAAGGGACAAGGCTGGGAAGTcctgagtgagggagggagtgagGCTTGGAGCTACTGGTGGGTTTTACTTTCTGTCGGATACTTGTGTGACCTATCAACGGCATTTGTTTTCTCCGGCGAATCGATATCATGAAACACATAAGCTGAATATCATTGTGTATCTGCCTCCAGGGAAGCAGGGCTACTTCATGTAGACACACATATTCAACAATAAAAAGCCACTTTCACTTCATTGGTAATGTCAGCAACAGCTTCTCACTCGTGCTCCTATAGAGCAATATTTAAAGCTTCTACGTTTTCAtcaaaaaataaagagaaaatgaaatgttctcaGTCAAATAAGCACCTACTTAAATTAACGCCTCATGTGTTTGAACAGTTACTCTTTAAGTGTGACTTCACCATCAATGTCAGATTTATACAACTTCACAATAATTCCTCAGTGAGTTTAACAAAAAcagtgcagcaaaaaaaaaaagcctccaaTAACGCGCCACGCTAATGCAGAATTGGCCCCTTTTTGGCTCTCCACCTCCGACTGTCTCCACAATTGACTGAGAATTGCTGTTTGCTCAAGGTGGCTGACAGGCCGCAGCTCTCGAGTTTACTCGTGAATTGCGGTTAAATATCATCCAAGGTGGCGCGTAAGGGCTGCGGTGACGCGCGGAGACGCGACGAGCCCTCGGAGGCGCGCAGTGGCAGAACCCGAGCTGCGATTTGAAACTTGAAAATCCAAATTTGGAAAAGGCTTGGAAAACGCTGCGTGTCAACAATTTCATTGAAAATCTCCCTCCAAAAAACTATGGCAGAAAAAATGCTTGGTTTTGTTTAACTTTTATTCTGTATAATGCGCTTCAATAAACAGCATTTATTCCTATAATATTGACCTTATCACACGAAGCAGAAGCAGAGTGAAATCAATGATGCTAAATGCCAAAAGAAATCATGAGCCATCGTTTCCGTCAGAATAATTGAGCGTGTTATCTACTTCATCCTGAACTAATCATCGAGCGCCACATCTCGTCCAGCGAACTTCTTTTCTCACAAGGAGGACGTTCCAGGAAATGTTCGGAATCCGTCCCGCGGTGAAACTGATACACCAGTGTATAACGTGACGTTGTATTGTCGATTAATGAAAGCATGTGTTGAGAAACATGAGAGAGCGAGGAGGGAGCGGACCGGCCGCCCGGCGCAGCCTGTCATCTGCAGCCGACAGAGAGCGTCGCTCCGCCGGCTCGCCTCGCCAgcgctccccctcctcctcctccgcctcctcctcctcaccgaTAGCGCAACTTCTCTAACGATGTTGACATATTCACACAACACTTGACTGAGGCAGGGTGGTGTTTCGCTGCAAAGCCCTTTTTCAGTTTCCAAACACCTTTTTATAAGTCTGAAGACGGTCCCCTCCACCCGACCTGTCAGAACCACGCCCCCCGAGCCACCCAATTGGTCCGAAAGCGTCAAAGAGCCAATCAAAGGCAGCGCTGCCGCTCGTAACACGCAACACATCCATACAGCATGAAGCCCCGTGGGCCACAGAGGCGCTAGGAAAATCACGGAGTTGGGACCTTACCACCTCTGTGTCTTCTCTCTCCGTGCTCTGGCCGTCAGCggacttcttctccttctcccgtctTTGCCTCAAATGTGCGTGTTTGCGcgcagaaacaagaggaaggGAGCGCGGAGCGTGTGCGTAATGGTGCGTGTCCCGATCGAGTGAAGGCAGCGGCAGGATTATTCGGCGCAAACATTTTCAACGCTGAAAACAGGAGGAcgcttaatttttttttatcttattttttttttggggtggggGGGTTGTTCACGGGAATCTTGTAAACAGCCGAGATAAGAATGCGCCGCAGTCGCGTCCAGAGCTGGTTTGATTCAAGAAGCAGCGAGGAACTCTGACGAGACTCCATGGACACTTGAGAGATTCTCCTCTTCTCCGGCGGAGTTCCCAGAGATTTCTAGGCGTTTAAATAGAGAACAAGTCGTCAACATTCGCTGTCTGCACTTGCATGAACTTCCTGATGAGAGATCCAGTCATACAGGGATCAAGTATGGCATATCATCCGTTTATACCTCACCGGGGGCCGGAATTTGCCATGAGTGCAATGCTGGGTCACCAGCCGCCCTTCTTCCCGGCTCTAGCGCTCCCTCCCAGCGGGTCCCTGTCCCTGCCGGGCGCCCTGGGGAAGCCGATCATGGATCAGCTGATgggagcagctgagaccggcctGCACTTCTCGTCGCTGGGCCACCAGGCTGCAGCAGCCCACCTCCGGCCGCTCAAGACCCTGGAGCCCGAAGAAGAGGTGGAAGACGACCCCAAAGTTCACCTGGAAGCCAAGGAGCTGTGGGAACTGTTCCACAAGAGAGGCACCGAGATGGTGATCACCAAATCCGGAAGGTGAAGCAGATCTATTTGCTttctttatctattttttttacaaatccaGTTTGCCtgaattaaatatttacattgatcAAATTTGAAATCTGAAAATGACCCGACAAAGTTTTTAAGTAAATACAAAAGTTAAAATATTGTAATTATATTGCCGAACCTGAATTGGAATTATGTACATATGAGTTTCGTTTTCTCTATAGAGTTGTCATTTTCAAATacaattttgtttcatttcagtgtttatCAACTTAACACTGTCAATGTCATatgttaagtttttttttaagtattttaggATCTATTAGaacaattattaaaaatattaatatgacGCAAACAGGGTTTATGATTGGTTGGCTTTCTCAGTAGTGAAAGGTTTAAATATATCtgctcatttattttaaaataggaCAGTTTTGAGGTGTAGctattgaattattttgatgTTCTTTATAAATATAACCAGTGTTGTAATTATTATTGtgcattttatatttcaacTCGCTTCTTATTTACTGCTACAATGTTTACATTGACTTGGTGCTCAATGTCTATCACACATTTATGTaaataagaaatatatatatatttgtatcgTTTCGCAAACGATTGACTTTAACACATCTAGTTTCTTTCAAATGAATAACTTTCATTCGaacctgttgtgtgtgtgcgcgtgtgtgtgtgtgtgttagatcTGACAACCCTGACAGTGATAGCACACACAAAGATGGCGGCAGAAGACTCTGACGAATAATATTAAGGGGAAAACTTTCAGATAGAATTTTAAAATAGGATTAGATTTTATAATGACGTCACTCCCCGCTTTTCGTTGTGTGCAAACACGAAGTTTGGAGCTTCTTGTGCGACACTCATGTCAGCTGCTTTCTCTCTCCGGGTCTCAGGCGGATGTTCCCCCCGTTCAAAGTGAGGTGCACTGGTCTGGACAAGAAGGCCAAATACATCCTGCTCATGGACATTGTAGCGGCCGACGACTGCAGGTACAAGTTCCACAACAGCCGCTGGATGGTGGCGGGCAAGGCCGACCCCGAAATGCCAAAGAGGATGTACATTCACCCGGACAGCCCGGCCACGGGGGAGCAGTGGATGTCCAAAGTGGTCAACTTCCACAAGCTCAAGCTGACCAACAACATCTCCGACAAGCACGGATTTGTAAGTTCAACTAATGTATGTCCATTTTCGATACCTACACCAACATCAATTCTGTGGTCGAGTCCAGTGCGCGCTCGTCGCTGACGCGCTTAAACAACAACTACGCACCTTCTCTTGCAGACCATTCTCAACTCGATGCACAAATATCAGCCGCGGTTCCACATCGTCAGGGCCAACGACATCCTCAAGCTGCCCTACAGCACGTTCAGGACTTATGTTTTCCCCGAGACGGACTTCATCGCCGTGACCGCGTATCAGAACGACAAGGTAGGAAGCACGAGGAGCGCTGAACGGCTGTCATCTGGCTGGCAACACGCGCTTCCTCCCCGCGCTTCCTCCCTCTGCCTCGTTTCTTTTTGCACCATTTTGTTGTCATCAAATATGAACGAGTCAGAGTGGAAGTGCTGGCGAGGCTGCGGTTTGGAAAATATGACGGAATGCTGCGCTGCTTCTATCTTCCTTTTCTTTAATCACATGGAACGGATTTGGCCGGCAGacctcaccccccccccccctcccctccacctcccGCCCCTCCCTCACCTCGACCCCGACCGCTCCACCACGTTGCTCTAGAAAAATAATTCCAGAGGAAATCACGATTATAAAGCTTCATTCGAGCATTCTAACTTCAACAATAGATGCTTTTGCCACATGCCGGTTCACACTGGCCCCGTTTAACCCAAGTCCTCATGAAGCGACGGTACTAGTTTTGACGACGCAAGTTGTAAAGACACGTGCGAGATCAGCGTTACAAAGATTTTCGAAAATATCTGAAGCGCACAGGTGGGTTTTGTGAGCCCCATCTGAGCGTAAATAAACTACACGTGCgagacagagaagagagaaaatggCAGAAGACCTGTGTTAGAGAGGACAAGTAAAATCCATCTCCCAAAACTAATACACTGGCATTGTGTCTTATTGTATCGACACGCTTCCCTTAAGAGTCAAAGGCCGAGAGTCTGAGAATCATAATGTAGTTACAATAATTTGActtcccccccccccttccGCAGCCCtcgctgttgtgtgtgtgtgtctgtgtgtgtgtgtgtgtgtgtgttgaactcGGCTGTTGTCGTTTCTAGTCGTCATGACTCGCTGCAAATcgtaaaaatattttgttatcacttgaaaaacacatgtGAGGGGCACAATACAGGTGTGGAAACGCCCTTTGCGCACTTAAATGGCGACGTGGACTGAAATGTGCAGCATCTTTAATGAAAATAAGTTAAAGGCTAAAGCACATGCACCATGACAAACAATGTTTTATTCGTCAGCTTAGTAGTCAATTAGATTTAAAGTTATAACATAAACGTCACTATTTCTTCCTCAATTTTCTCAATACGGAACCATAAGAATAGAAAACTGTTACAGACATGTATTTAATTCTATTGAAGCACAATCATATTTTTTAAGCGTTACACAGGCGAAAATGTACATATCATGCGTGCGTCATTGCGCACGTTTACgatcctgaaaatattgaaCACGAAAAGTAAAACGAGTAATTTGTTTATCAGTTTAAAGAGAGTTTCTGCCCGCTTGTATTTCCTTTCGCCTTTCGGAACGCTAAAAAATATGGCTCCACGTACCTACATTAAATGTCGATTGATAGAAAATTGCGACACTACAGTGCAGTAATGTCTACATTTTAGCGCAAAAATACATACGTGTAAGCAAACCAATAATAAACTTTAATGGCTCAAAATTAAGAATAGATAGAAAGTAATTTTCTGTAggttaaatatttattatcaGAAATCGTCTATTTTAAGGCTCAATGCACAATTTACGCGCGGTTGTTGCGCAAAGGCGATTGAGCGGACAAGCTACCTGTTGAGTAAAAATACATCTTACGGCCtaattttgattttaaaaataaaatttaaaataaaaaataaagggaaGCTTTTACCAATActattttttccaaaatatgcataacataaataaatacatatatattcgtTAGTGTTAAAAGCAGGTTTgtttgttgtaaaaaaaaaattatttattcaagtgTATAATATAAGGGCTGAGGTGAATGTTGCGTTCAATGATTTGCTTTCTTTGACAGATAACGCAGCTCAAAATCGACCACAACCCCTTCGCCAAAGGATTCCGTGACACGGGCAACGGCAGACGTGAGAAGAGGTGAGTGAAAGTGGATTTGGAGTAAATAAACAGATGACATGGACGCGGCCATGATCCGTGGATTAAACGCAGCGTTTAACCGCAGGGAGTCTCAGCTCTTCATCCTCGCTCTTTGTCTGAGGCTCAACTGGAGATTATCCCATCCAGCTACTGGGACTCTTTATTAACTGGTTAATAGTAGAAATGGGAATTTTGACGTGTCATGGCTTTGACCTGGGAGTTCGGGGTCGTCGACCGGCGGTAATAACGGGAGTGACCGTGTGCAGGAAACAGCTGGCCCTGCAGTCGATCCGCTCGTacgaggagcagcagaagaaggagaaCGGGGCTTCGGACGACTCGTCGGGAGAGCAGGCTTCTTTTAAGTGCTTCGGCCAGGCATCGTCCCCCGCCGTGTCCACCGTGGGCGCCCCACACCTGAAAGGTAGGCTGGCGGACCCCACACTCCAGGCCCGTGCGGTGCTCTCATGTTGACGAATTTACTCCATCATCCACTCGTGAATGTTTAATCGGCGCAAAAATGCACCACAAACTTGCGTCATTTCCATTCATGCACGCTTCGCTGCCCGGCGCTGTCTCTACGCCCGGTGACGTGGACCTTCTTAACGCGGCCACATTGGCCAGTCCCGCTCCTGTAGGTGGCGCTATCGTTATTGCAGTGTATTTTGTCAATTCTCTTGGTAGTTCTTATGAATTAATGAGTAATACTTGTCCGTATAAGTGTCGGTTATGATTGAAATTAGTCGTGTGTTCCAGTAAGTTTGTGTACTAAATATAGCGACAGATAAACGGCAGAAAAGGAGTAGCTGTTGAAATACTCTGGAATTATGATACATTTTGCAAAACATAataagtttcttttttaatttaaaataaataggtACATACAAAATAAAGTGTCCTGGAATGATTACTGACTGTTAACGCAACATTCCATGCGGTAATAggtattaaatattaaagcaaAATAATGTGAGTTTTATGACTGATATTTTATGACCTATTTGGAATCATTTCTACTCTTGAAAATACTGTGGTTTGCCGTGTAATTTGCATTTTCTCACTCAGGCGCTAGTTAAAACATAAAAGTTCCACTCGTCATATACtgtgtaaatttaaaaaatgatatatattttttaaattttaaaacgTGTCATAGAATGCATAAAAACTTTAATTAATACTAGAACCTACTGTTACTGGCGATGTGAGGTCCGTCTTATTTGTTGTGCGGCAAAAGAATATTGATTCtttatggttttattttgctttttttcctctatTTTCCGAATATCATGCAAACTAGATCAATTGTTTAATTCCGATGCTTTCAAAATATTTCTTTCAAAACATACACAGCTGCACTGGAACTGTTTTGTTAACGAATAATATATATTCTACATATGCCATGCATCTATTTGAGTGTTGCAGCGGTAGCTCGGTGAATGCAGTATATAAGGTGGAGTCGGGGCATAATTTTAGTATTGATATTTTAATATCTTCCGTCAGATTTCTGCGACAGTGACGAGGACAGCGACGACGAGAGCAAAGATGGGCACCAGAAAGACGGTCCGGACTCCAGCAAGATCTCCACCACCACCGAGGACGCGAAGGAGCACGAGACGAGCCCCGCCAAAGGTCTCCCCTTCGGCCACAGCGATCCCAGCAGCCGGACCCGGGACACCGAGAAGAGCCAAGCGGACTCCCGACACAGCCCCATCAcgctcatctccagcaccactcGCTCGGCGGATGACCTCAAGAGTCCGAGTCTAGATCCGCCCAAGTCGGACGAGTGTCGGCCCATGAGCAAGGACGGTTTCGCGCCTTTGACTGTGCAGACGGACAGCCCCCACATGGGCCACGGCCACTTGCATAATTTCGGATTTCCGCCGGGTCTAACGGGACAGCAGTTTTTCAATCATCTCGGGGGCGCGCATCCGTTCCTCCTGCACCCGAGCCAGTTCAACATGGGAGGCGCGTTCTCGAACATGGCAGCGGCGGGAATGGGACCCCTACTGGCGGCCGTCTCCTCGGGAGGGGTCAGCACCATGGACACCACCAGCATGGCATCGCCGCAGAGCCTGACGGGAGCCCCGGCGCTGCcgttccacctgcagcagcacGTCTTGGCGTCGCAGGTAAAACCAGTTGACCGTGAGCGCGCAGGCCTCAGAGGCCAGACCCCAGCGCACTTGGCCTACTCTTTCTCATAAAAGCCTGCGGTTTCTCGTCATTCACAGCCGCCAAAGTGTTAAAATTAAAGTTGAGGGATTGTCAGACTTTTATCTCAGACACGttgtttaggaaaaaaaaaaagtcgtcaCCACCGGCAGCAGTCCGCCTCGCTCCTCAGCAGGAATTTTAATGTGTAGCCAAAGTTCTCAGAGCCGTTCAGATCGAACGCTTAGAATTTTTGGGAGCGTTATAGGGTGAACTCTTGGTGCACAGGTGTCAGACGCGGACGTTTGTTTGGTAACAAGCGACTTAAAGTCCGGTTTAGCGCGCGAACGCGCCAAAGCAGATTGAAAGATTCAGGTGCTTTGTAAGGGCTTTTAATTGTGAAATCACTTGGAATCGACGGGTTAAGGTTCATTCATTCCATTTGGCAAGTGAGATGGAGTTAGTAATGCGATTGTGAGAGGTGTCGAAGAGCTAGTTGTTTTGAGAGGAAGCAAACACTGAGGCGCAGGAGTTCCACACAGGCGCACTTTTTTGGCTCTTGAGAGATGAGAGGTTTATTACCTCCGCAGAGTCAATAGTCGTATTTGATCATTGAGAAGCGACGGCGCAGGGTTTCATTTGATTTGCTTCTGCTTGTACCCTCAAAGTCGTCCATTTAATACATGAtaaattccattaaaaaaaaaaagtcagctccATGGTGCAATCCAAAGATTGAGCTCATACCAGCACACTATCAGCAGATAGGTCACAAAAATACAGTGCAATAATACACTTGTTACTGTTACGTCTTGGTGGTTTCATTTTCACAACTAAGATGATGACTGTACTTATTGTTGTCAACttaaaaatgctaaatataGCGATAGGTTTTTAGCACGACAAAAGACAATTTATCATTTTTAGATAGCAATGCTGGCTATTCACACCAAATCAGCCACAAGCTCAAGCAGTGGGGTTAGTATTGCTACGTCACAGCATTTGGAACATCATAAATCGCCCAAAAAGTTAGTTCACAAGTCTTTTTAAATAGTGAAAACACTTTCTGTGGGACAACTGCATCCACTTTTGACATGGAAGGTGCGTAAAACTTTCAAAAAGATGGAGAACACTCCTCACACCACCTCAGTATTTGGCAACATCATCCGTTTAATTTGTGACATTTTCCATGTGTTGTTCTAGCAGTTCTGTGTTGAGATACTTCTGTGCGTTGTTTggattttaaaatgtctgtgtCAGGTGTTGACGCTTGGCTCAGGACACTGGCTCACTTTCTGGCAGGCTAAACACTTGTCATAGTAAGAAAGCAGATGCTGTGTGGAGTTACATGTATCATAAGTAGCAAGAGTTGCGATGCCAGTGGTCAGTGTTGTCGGCATGCACTTGACTGGGAGGATGCAAATAGACGCAGATCTTTATCCTGTGAGAGAAGCTGTTTTGCATGCTGAGACTGTGACCTGGGCTGAAACCCTTCGGTTGAGCTCACCTTTACTCCCCTGAATACTGAATCAAGTGCCACAGTACTTTTAACTCTACCCCAGTTCACAACAACACTAGGGTGCCGTCTGTTTTAAGAACTAGCATTGTGGAACGAAATGATGCAGGGTTCAGTGAGTGCACTATTTATCAAGCAAAAATCTTAGTTGTAGAAGTGAAGGTGGCTGTGAACAATACGATGAACATGAGAGCACTATTTGGCACGGCTTCATTCTCGATCACCTTTTCTGAGGCCATTATTAGAGGGGACCTCTAGAAGTTGTCAAACACAGCGGTGCGCCGCGGAGCCACCATGTCTGCTGACATTAACAACATGGTGGACACTTCTGCCGCTCCCATTGTCGGCGGTGACGCGACACGTTTCTGTCACATACATTGATTTAGTGAAAGAGAAAACGACTGCCTGTATGCCAATAGAGTTCAATGAGTTTAGAAAcgcctcatgtttttttttttttttttaccagaaaCATAATCACTCAGCAGTTATGTGAAGACAGACGGTTCAGATAATGGTGCGAAACCATCACTGAACATTTTCAAAAGGTTTCTATCCATAAATCCACGTCCCCTCAGCATCTCCTCACACAATACAGACAAGATACAACCATAAAACAAATCCTGCTGTCTAAGATGAGCTCTCAAAATCTcaaaccatttatttatttttgtctatcTTCCTTGTTGGGCTCACTGTTTGTCAGACAACATGGCAACACTTGTGAGTGGCTCGCTATTTGGCAAGTCCAAAAGATAGCTTTACCAGGTCACAGTTTTCACAGGACCACTGTTGCTGTGCTCTGACTGGTTGACACAGGAGGATGGTCTCTGACCCActgctctccccctctctctctcctcagggTCTCGCCATGTCCCCCTTCGGAAGTCTCTTTCCGTATCCATACACGTACATGGCAGCGGCGGCCGCCGCCTCTTCCGCCGCCGCGTCCTCCTCGGTGCACCGGCACCCCTTCTTGAATGCGGTGCGCCCGCGACTCAGGTACAGCCCTTACTCGCTGCCCATGACGGTGCCCGACAGCACGCTGCTGACCACTGCCTCGGCGGCTGGCCTTCCCTCCATGGTGGCGGGAAGCGGCGACCTCAAAGGCGACGTCATGCAGCAGGTCCCTGCGAGCCCAGTGTCCGGCGTCACCCTGGACTCCACGTCGGAGGTGACCAGTCACTCGTCGGCCATCTCGTCCGTGTCCGTCTCCCCAAAAACTTGCACAGAGAAAGATGCGGCCAACGAGCTGCAGAGCATCCAACGTCTGGTCAGCGGACTTGACTCGCACCAGGACAGAGCACGGAGCGGGTCCCCTTAAGACTGGACTTCTCACCCACTTACGCACCCCCCGACCCCCACACACCTGCCTGTTCCATCGACAAGGATGAAGACTTGAGGGGCTGATGCACTTTGGTGAACTCACATATTTGTTTCTTAAATTAAACTTTGACCCTGATACCGAACAAGTATTGAAACTGAAACGTTGGACGACGTCACTTACACCTTTAGGAGAAGTTGCTGCTGTGTCCCGTCTCCTAAAACGACTTTATTGTACACGTGGAGCGTTTTCTTTATCAtctcttgtttgttttaatatgcACTCTGATTTCATGTTGACACTACCACAGAAAGCTACCTTTGAGAGACTGCTGTATTTTACTGAGCTCCTTAACTAGCATTTTACACTCCCAACAATGTCACACTTAGCtcgacttttctttttttttttaaactatttctGTGTATGCAGAGAACACTCATTTGGCACAGCTTTTCCAGTCATTTGTGAACTTCCGCTTACAAAtgtctgttcttttatttttatattctccCACCTTACAGCAAAGATGTTATAAATTGGCTCTTGAATTGAATTATTTAAAGCATTAAGtcagtggaaacaaaaaggtaCAAACTAAAAAATGCTCCCACAAAACAATGCGTTAAAATTAACAAATCATAATCAGTATTAGAAATACTATGGCATATTTTAATTTGTGATAATGTCTTGGTCacaagcttttttctttttgattttacaaTTGAATGAAACGTTTTCATGTCTATGTTAtcctcattttattttgtataagaattatggcacatttcaaTTCTGTATACTGACAAGCAGCGAAAAATCTGGTTATTAGTGATGTAAAGAAATCATTATAAAATAAGTTTctacatttgcaaaaaaaaaaaaaaggctgataaATATccagaaaattacattttccgtaatattatttaaaatctttttttaatatatatacatatattgctTGGAATAGTTTTCCATAAATTCGCTCTTAACATTAAATACAAACATAAAGTCACAAATTAAAGGACAATCTCTTTAACATTTGCAGTTAAaatgaattataataataataagaaataattaGAATTAAGCAGGATTTTTGAAGGAAAAATACTTACTTATAACTACCATATGTAAAGCTACAATCATGAAATCACCACCCCATTTGGTTAATTAATTTGAAAGAATTAAAACGAAATTTGAATTGTTTCTAAAGCATTTATACTTAGCATCTTTTTAATCTGGTCTCTTTACTTTCACCTGACTCTCAAATAGTCCCACAATTGAGTCCAGATTGATCAAAAGCAGTGAAAGGGAAGCAGAATTTCAAAagtat
It contains:
- the tbx3a gene encoding T-box transcription factor TBX3a isoform X2, which codes for MNFLMRDPVIQGSSMAYHPFIPHRGPEFAMSAMLGHQPPFFPALALPPSGSLSLPGALGKPIMDQLMGAAETGLHFSSLGHQAAAAHLRPLKTLEPEEEVEDDPKVHLEAKELWELFHKRGTEMVITKSGRRMFPPFKVRCTGLDKKAKYILLMDIVAADDCRYKFHNSRWMVAGKADPEMPKRMYIHPDSPATGEQWMSKVVNFHKLKLTNNISDKHGFTILNSMHKYQPRFHIVRANDILKLPYSTFRTYVFPETDFIAVTAYQNDKITQLKIDHNPFAKGFRDTGNGRREKRKQLALQSIRSYEEQQKKENGASDDSSGEQASFKCFGQASSPAVSTVGAPHLKDFCDSDEDSDDESKDGHQKDGPDSSKISTTTEDAKEHETSPAKGLPFGHSDPSSRTRDTEKSQADSRHSPITLISSTTRSADDLKSPSLDPPKSDECRPMSKDGFAPLTVQTDSPHMGHGHLHNFGFPPGLTGQQFFNHLGGAHPFLLHPSQFNMGGAFSNMAAAGMGPLLAAVSSGGVSTMDTTSMASPQSLTGAPALPFHLQQHVLASQGLAMSPFGSLFPYPYTYMAAAAAASSAAASSSVHRHPFLNAVRPRLRYSPYSLPMTVPDSTLLTTASAAGLPSMVAGSGDLKGDVMQQVPASPVSGVTLDSTSEVTSHSSAISSVSVSPKTCTEKDAANELQSIQRLVSGLDSHQDRARSGSP
- the tbx3a gene encoding T-box transcription factor TBX3a isoform X1 — protein: MNFLMRDPVIQGSSMAYHPFIPHRGPEFAMSAMLGHQPPFFPALALPPSGSLSLPGALGKPIMDQLMGAAETGLHFSSLGHQAAAAHLRPLKTLEPEEEVEDDPKVHLEAKELWELFHKRGTEMVITKSGRRMFPPFKVRCTGLDKKAKYILLMDIVAADDCRYKFHNSRWMVAGKADPEMPKRMYIHPDSPATGEQWMSKVVNFHKLKLTNNISDKHGFVSSTNTILNSMHKYQPRFHIVRANDILKLPYSTFRTYVFPETDFIAVTAYQNDKITQLKIDHNPFAKGFRDTGNGRREKRKQLALQSIRSYEEQQKKENGASDDSSGEQASFKCFGQASSPAVSTVGAPHLKDFCDSDEDSDDESKDGHQKDGPDSSKISTTTEDAKEHETSPAKGLPFGHSDPSSRTRDTEKSQADSRHSPITLISSTTRSADDLKSPSLDPPKSDECRPMSKDGFAPLTVQTDSPHMGHGHLHNFGFPPGLTGQQFFNHLGGAHPFLLHPSQFNMGGAFSNMAAAGMGPLLAAVSSGGVSTMDTTSMASPQSLTGAPALPFHLQQHVLASQGLAMSPFGSLFPYPYTYMAAAAAASSAAASSSVHRHPFLNAVRPRLRYSPYSLPMTVPDSTLLTTASAAGLPSMVAGSGDLKGDVMQQVPASPVSGVTLDSTSEVTSHSSAISSVSVSPKTCTEKDAANELQSIQRLVSGLDSHQDRARSGSP